The Coffea arabica cultivar ET-39 chromosome 8e, Coffea Arabica ET-39 HiFi, whole genome shotgun sequence genome window below encodes:
- the LOC140012992 gene encoding uncharacterized protein: MATDNFVQPAIPRFDGHYDHWSMLMENFLKSKEYWQVVESGVAEPTVGEILSEVQKMELEALKLKDLKAKNYLFQAIDRAILETILSKDTSKQIWDSMKKKYQGNAKAKRVQLQALRTEFETLRMKSSESVTDYFARTMAIAIKMRIHGENLKDVTIVEKILRSMTIKFNFVVCCIEESKDIDAISIDELQSSLLVHEQKINQQEKERQALVASAESHSTWRGGRGRGRGRGRGNNDHGNQQQQYQHQENQFQGRRRGR; the protein is encoded by the coding sequence ATGGCCACCGACAATTTTGTGCAGCCAGCAATTCCTCGCTTTGATGGTCACTATGATCATTGGAGTATGCTAATGGAGAACTTCTTGAAATCCAAGGAGTATTGGCAGGTTGTCGAATCTGGAGTAGCAGAGCCAACAGTCGGAGAAATATTGTCAGAGGTGCAGAAAATGGAGTTGGAAGCATTGAAACTGAAAGATCTTAAAGCCAAAAATTATCTTTTTCAAGCTATTGATCGAGCCATTTTGGAGACAATTCTTAGCAAAGATACCTCCAAACAAATTTGGGACTCCATGAAGAAAAAGTATCAAGGAAATGCAAAGGCGAAGCGGGTGCAGCTTCAAGCTCTTCGGACCGAATTTGAGACTTTACGCATGAAGTCAAGCGAATCAGTCACTGATTATTTCGCAAGAACGATGGCAATCGCTATCAAGATGAGGATCCATGGAGAAAATTTGAAAGACGTCACCATTGTCGAGAAGATTCTTCGGTCAATGacaataaaatttaattttgttgtATGCTGTATAGAGGAATCGAAAGATATTGAtgcaatttcaattgatgaGTTGCAGAGTTCTTTGTTGGTTCATGAGCAAAAAATTAACCAACAAGAGAAAGAGCGGCAAGCACTAGTGGCTTCAGCAGAAAGTCACTCAACATGGAGAGGAGGCAGAGGCAGAGGCAGAGGCAGAGGTAGAGGAAATAATGATCATGGCAACCAACAACAACAATACCAGCACCAAGAAAATCAAtttcaaggaagaagaagaggacgATGA
- the LOC113707061 gene encoding disease resistance protein RPM1-like — MDELGQMRAFLKVAEPKEDDEPRLQEWIKQVREAAYDIEDVLDEFVLRFAGHRHHGFCGSLQRILKAIKSLPARHQVASEIQSIKSRIKNISEGRQRYQVEFGIDHRVTGFSTMKGSRLYSRDDALLVEEAKLVGIDQPKQHLISMLLEGHDYQLKVISVVGMAGLGKTTLVKKVHEDPDVRKNFPVRAWVTVSQTCDFPKLLRDLIRKLHKDLDKSAPQSIESMTTAELKEIVKDFLQQAGRYAIVFDDVWDVEFWNEIKFALPEGNYGNRVMLTTRNADVAPASCTESQDFVYKMEPLSIKDSWTLFCNKIFKGNRCPDHLMDVAKAVLDKCDGLPLAILAIGGLLASKDVSRIDEWEMIQHSLGGKLERVKRILSLSYNDLPSHLKPCLLYLSIYPEDYLIDCQGLIPLWIAENFVEWREGMSIEDVAWGYLGELIRRSLIQVTRVFYEGSPVTCQIHDLLREVILIKSREQNMVTITTGQPMTWPSEKVRRLVVHSSSNSSNIQHHQQRQFYSFEHLRSFITVRSTNPLLSKIFLSEVLRSSKLLKVLELVGQEIEETPNEIFNLLHLTYLSLFGTKVARVPRTIGKLQHLEYLNLGNTGVRELPVEILKLQKLRHLTVFQRVDPSDEDFGIHGFKGPSKLGGLLALQRLNTIDASSGSVIVIEIGKLTQLRELFITQLRREDGKELCSSLANLTSLRELSVESIGKGDDREIIDLNHHLPSLSSSSSCSFLQSLRMLIMCGRLETMPVWITHLQNLVKIFMNWSGLRAEEDPLESLQHLPNLGEIGFCGSYQGEGLCFKAGGFLKMKQLWLRRMEGLRRITIEEGACPYLQRLILKQLPLLEDLPCGIQHLSHLQRLSLYEMSSRMMEKVENQKEDSEDYRRMAHIPEIVIGFYANDGKWRIRRLWGKKKKTFLA, encoded by the exons ATGGATGAGTTGGGGCAGATGAGAGCTTTCCTCAAAGTGGCTGAACCAAAAGAAGATGATGAGCCCAG GCTCCAAGAATGGATCAAGCAAGTGCGCGAAGCTGCTTATGACATTGAAGATGTTCTCGATGAATTTGTACTTCGCTTTGCTGGCCACAGACATCATGGATTCTGTGGCTCTCTGCAGAGAATTCTCAAAGCCATTAAGAGCTTGCCAGCTCGTCATCAGGTTGCCAGTGAAATTCAAAGCATCAAGTCCAGGATCAAAAATATTTCAGAAGGACGTCAGAGATACCAAGTTGAATTTGGTATCGATCACCGTGTCACTGGATTTTCAACCATGAAAGGCTCGCGGCTCTATAGCAGGGATGATGCACTTCTAGTGGAGGAAGCAAAATTGGTTGGCATTGACCAGCCCAAACAACATCTGATTTCTATGCTTCTCGAGGGGCACGATTACCAACTCAAAGTTATTTCAGTGGTTGGTATGGCTGGACTAGGGAAAACTACCCTAGTCAAAAAGGTCCATGAAGATCCAGATGTTAGAAAGAATTTCCCAGTTCGTGCATGGGTAACCGTCTCTCAAACATGCGACTTTCCAAAGCTCCTGAGAGACTTGATTCGGAAGTTGCACAAGGACTTGGACAAATCAGCCCCACAATCGATCGAGTCCATGACTACCGCTGAGCTGAAAGAAattgtcaaagattttcttcaaCAAGCTGGAAGGTATGCAATTGTGTTCGATGACGTGTGGGACGTGGAATTTTGGAATGAAATCAAATTTGCACTGCCTGAGGGTAACTACGGCAATCGTGTCATGCTAACAACACGAAATGCCGATGTAGCCCCTGCCTCTTGCACAGAATCTCAGGATTTTGTCTACAAAATGGAGCCACTATCAATTAAAGATTCGTGGACCCTATTTTGTAACAAGATCTTTAAAGGAAATCGTTGCCCCGACCACCTGATGGATGTTGCAAAAGCTGTATTGGATAAATGTGACGGTTTGCCTTTGGCGATTCTTGCGATCGGTGGGCTCTTGGCTTCGAAGGACGTGAGCAGAATAGATGAATGGGAGATGATTCAACACAGTCTTGGGGGTAAGCTAGAGAGAGTTAAAAGAATACTTTCTCTGAGTTACAACGATCTGCCTTCGCATCTCAAACCCTGTCTGTTGTATTTAAGCATTTATCCGGAGGATTATCTAATAGACTGCCAGGGGCTGATTCCCTTATGGATTGCTGAAAATTTTGTAGAATGGAGAGAAGGAATGAGTATTGAAGATGTAGCCTGGGGTTATCTCGGTGAACTCATCAGAAGAAGCCTAATTCAAGTGACTCGAGTGTTTTATGAAGGATCACCCGTCACGTGTCAAATCCATGACCTATTGAGAGAAGTTATTCTCATCAAGTCAAGGGAACAAAACATGGTGACAATTACTACTGGACAACCAATGACGTGGCCATCTGAGAAGGTACGCCGTCTAGTAGTCCATAGTAGTAGTAACAGTAGCAACATCCAACATCACCAACAAAGAcaattttattcctttgaacACCTTCGATCATTCATCACAGTTAGGTCCACCAACCCATTACTatccaaaattttcttatcTGAAGTTCTAAGGAGTAGCAAGTTGCTAAAGGTTTTGGAATTGGTAGGTCAAGAGATAGAGGAAACACCAAATGAGATTTTCAACTTGTTGCATCTCACATACCTGAGCCTATTTGGTACAAAAGTGGCAAGAGTCCCAAGAACCATTGGAAAGCTTCAACATTTGGAATATCTGAATTTGGGGAACACTGGAGTTAGGGAATTACCCGTGGAAATCCTAAAGCTGCAAAAGCTTCGGCATCTCACAGTATTCCAACGAGTTGATCCCTCAGATGAAGATTTTGGAATTCATGGGTTTAAAGGTCCGTCAAAATTGGGAGGGCTTCTCGCTTTACAAAGGTTAAACACCATAGATGCAAGCAGCGGGTCTGTAATAGTTATAGAGATAGGAAAATTGACCCAATTAAGAGAGTTATTTATTACACAGTTGAGAAGAGAGGATGGAAAGGAGCTCTGCTCCTCCCTTGCCAACCTCACCAGCCTTCGGGAATTAAGCGTTGAATCAATTGGAAAAGGTGATGATCGTGAGATAATTGATCTAAATCATCAtcttccttctctttcttcttcttcttcttgttcgtTTCTTCAATCTCTTCGTATGCTAATTATGTGTGGCCGCTTAGAAACGATGCCAGTGTGGATAACTCATCTTCAAAACTTGGTAAAAATATTTATGAACTGGAGCGGGTTAAGGGCTGAGGAAGATCCACTTGAATCCCTCCAACATTTGCCCAATTTGGGTGAAATTGGTTTCTGTGGATCTTACCAGGGAGAAGGGTTGTGTTTCAAGGCTGGAGGGTTCCTAAAGATGAAACAGTTGTGGCTAAGGAGAATGGAAGGATTAAGAAGGATAACAATCGAGGAGGGTGCATGCCCTTATCTCCAAAGACTAATTCTGAAACAGCTTCCATTACTAGAGGACTTACCTTGCGGTATTCAGCACTTGAGCCATCTTCAACGGCTGTCTTTGTATGAGATGAGTTCTCGAATGATGGAAAAGGTCGAGAATCAGAAGGAAGACAGTGAAGATTACAGAAGAATGGCACACATTCCTGAAATTGTCATTGGTTTCTATGCCAATGATGGGAAATGGAGAATCCGCCGGCTAtgggggaagaagaagaaaacattCCTTGCCTAG
- the LOC113703896 gene encoding uncharacterized protein, protein MGIFSWFKGTKNDTNSKPATQKSEPVKTQSASEVPGMNGAVEVRRPGPPPADITVFEFGSIAASADKVTLAGFCPVSDELEPCRWEILPAQGSDAPQFRVVF, encoded by the coding sequence ATGGGTATTTTTTCATGGTTCAAGGGAACCAAAAACGATACCAACTCCAAACCGGCGACCCAAAAATCCGAACCGGTGAAAACCCAATCCGCTTCTGAAGTTCCCGGCATGAACGGAGCAGTGGAGGTCCGGCGGCCTGGCCCACCACCAGCTGATATCACCGTTTTCGAATTCGGTTCCATTGCCGCTTCTGCCGATAAGGTCACCCTCGCCGGCTTCTGCCCTGTTTCTGACGAGCTCGAACCTTGCCGCTGGGAGATTCTGCCGGCTCAAGGCTCCGACGCCCCTCAATTTCGCGTAGTCTTTTGA